The Elusimicrobia bacterium HGW-Elusimicrobia-1 genome includes the window CTCGCCTCAAAGTTTGAGTGCGCCCGCTCGACCCGCTACGGTTTTCTTACGTCGTGCCCGTCGAATCTCGGTTCGGCGTTCAGGGTTTCCGCGCTTTTTCATCTGGGCGGAAGCGTACTGGCCAAGCGCGCCGACGACCTTCTGGATTCGGTCGAGAAGAAAGGTTATTACGTGCGCGGTTACTACGGCGAAAAGAGCAGATATTACGGTGACGTCTACCAGATATCCACGGGAGATTCCCCCGATCCGTCGTCCGCCGGACGCGTGATAGATTTTCTGACGGGCATAGAGGCCAAAGAGCAGGGAGTCCGCGACTTGCTGTTGTCGCCGGACAGGAGCGTGTCGTCGTCCGACATAATATGGCGCGCGTGGGGAATAATGAGTTCCGCGCGTCTTATGTCTTTCGCTGAATCTTTGTCATTGATCTCGCTGATAATGCTGGGCAATGACATAGGTCTGGGGATACCGGTTTCACGGGACGTTCTTCAGCGATTGATGACGGAGTGCCAGCCCGCCCACATCCAGGCCATAGCCGGCAGGGAAATGACCGCCGTCGAGCGCGACGAATATCGCGCGGATTACATCCGCGGCGCCGTCCGGTAGCCGCGGCGGGCGAACCGGTCGGCTTATAACGCAAACAAAGAATTGCGCATACCGCGCAGGGAACCGATATATGTCAAAAAGATTCACGGACAGAGCGCAGAAAGTCGTAAAACAGGCGCAGCAGGAAGCCAAGCGCCTGAGCCACGACTACGTTGGCGAAGAACACATACTCCTTGCGCTGGTGTTCATAGAAGACAGCGTTTCGTCGCGCGTTCTGGCTAACCTCGACGTGGAAAAGAAACGGGTCGTCAACGAGGTGGAGAAAATCGTTTTGCCCGGCGATAACGTAATGCTTATGGGCGAGATACCCTTCAGCCCCCGCGCCAAAAAAGTCCTGGAACACGCCGTCGATGAAGCCCAGAAAATGGGAAGCGTGTACATAGGCACCGAGCACATACTTCTTGGCATATTGCGCGAGGCCGACGGCATCGGAGCCAGAGTGCTGGAATCTCTGGGGGTCACATCCGACGTAGTGCGCGAAGAAATAATTAACGTGATCGGCGGACCCGACGAACCGTCGGATGTTTTCTGGGGCTCGCAGCCGCCGCGCGCGCGAACTCAGCAGGGCCAGCCGAAATCCAAAATACCTACGCTCGAAACTTTCGGCCGCGACCTTACCCAGTATGCCCGCGAGAATAAACTTGATCCCGTGATAGGAAGAGCCGACGAGATAGAGCGGCTCATACAGATACTTTCGCGCAGAACCAAGAATAATCCCGTGCTTATCGGCGACCCCGGCGTCGGCAAAACCGCGATAGTCGAGGGTCTGGCCCAGATGATCGCCTCGGGCGACGTGCCGGATATACTTACGGGCAAAAGAGTAATGACTCTGGATTTGTCGGCTATGGTCGCCGGCACAAAATACCGCGGCGAATTCGAGCAGCGCCTGAAAAACATAATGGAAGAAATTCGCCGCTCCAAGCAGAACATAATACTTTTCATCGACGAACTTCATACCGTCATCGGAGCAGGAGCGGCCGAGGGCGCTCTCGACGCTTCTCATATGCTTAAACCCGCTCTGGCCAGGGGCGAACTGCAATGCATCGGCGCCACTACCCTCGACGAATACAGAAGGCATATAGAGCACGACGCGGCTCTTGAACGGCGATTTCAGCCCATAATAGTCGATCCTCCGTCGGTGGAAGCGACCGTTGAAATTCTTAAAGGCCTTCGCGAAAAGTACGAAAAGCATCACAAAGTCACATATACCGACGAGGCGCTTGCCGTGGCTTCGGAACTTGCCGACCGCTATATCTCCGACCGCTATCTGCCCGACAAGGCCATAGACCTCATAGACGAAGCAGGCGCCCGCGCGCGGCTGAACTCTGCCAATCTCCCCGATGAACTTAAAAAATACGACTCGGAACTCGAAAAAATAACCAAGGAAAAAGAGCTCAGTATCGCGGCGCAAAACTTTGAGGCCGCGGCGAAGTCGCGCGACGCGGAGAAAGAGCTTAAAAAAGCCATAGAGGAAGGCAAAAGAAAGTGGCGCAAAGAGCGCGAGGAAGCGCGTCCCGTAGTGGGCGCAGACGATATAGCGCTCATAGTTTCCAAGTGGACTAATATTCCGCTCACGCGTCTGACGGAAAAAGAGCAGGAACTTCTTATCAATCTTGAAGATGAGCTGCATAAACGCGTCGTGGGTCAGGACGAAGCGGTCAAAATAATAGCCCGCGCGCTGAGACGGTCGCGCACGGGAATGCGCGACCCTCTGAAACCCATAGGTTCTTTCATTTTTCTGGGACCTACGGGCGTCGGAAAGACGGAACTGGCCAGATCTTTGGCGAGCGTCTTATTCGGCAACGAGAACGCGCTGGTAAGAATCGATATGTCGGAGTTCTCGGAAAAATTCACAATATCCCGTCTTATAGGAGCTCCTCCCGGATACGTGGGTTATGAAGAAGGCGGACAACTCACGGAACATGTTCGCAAAAAACCTTATTCCGTGGTGCTCCTCGACGAAATTGAAAAGGCGCATCCCGATCTTTTTAATATGCTTCTGCAAATAATGGATTCGGGCGTGCTGTCCGATAATCTCGGACACAAAGTCAACTTTAAGAATACTGTGCTGATAATGACTTCCAATGTGGGAGCGCGGAATCTTTTTTCCGGAAAGTCGCTCGGATTTCTCGTGCAGGAAGACGCCGTGTCCGACTACGCCGCCATAAAAGAAACGGTCAACGAGGAGCTGAAAAAAACATTTTCGCCGGAGTTTCTCAACCGTCTCGACGACATAGTGGTGTTCCATCCGCTCGCGCGGCAGGAGATAAGAAAGATTCTTGACATTCTTCTTGCCCGCGTAAACGAAAGAATGATGAAGCGCAATATCCGTATGGATTTCACCGAGAAAGCCATTGAGTTTTTGATGGAAAAGGGTTTCGACCCCAAATACGGGGCGCGGCCGCTTTCGCGCGTCATACAAAAATACGTGGAGGATACTTTAACCGACGAACTTCTTAAAAGAAACGTCTCCGGCGTGCTGACCGAAAAAACGGATATTACTTTGGATTATTCCGAATCGGCGAAAAGAATGGAGGTCGTCCCTAAAATATGAATTCAGACAAACGCAAACGCTCCGACGCACCGCCTCCTACGGAAACGCAGTTGGGCGAGGCCTACTATAAACGCTACGGCGTTTATTTCACCAGGAACATAATTAAAAAACTGACCGGCCAGGTCACGCTTTCCCTACGGGACATGTACAGCGCGTTCAGGGGGAAGGAAAAAAACAATAACCGGTGAAAAAGAAGATTTTTCTGGCAGTTCTGGTCGCGGCGGCCGCTCCGTTCTTTTTTTTTTCCGTCGAATCGGATAAACTTCGCGCGAAAATGGAACGGATGGCGGCATCGTCCGGTTTCGCGGTAAAAATCGGCTCCGCCGGTTTTCGGTTGCCCGCCTCAATAACTCTTTCCGATGTGTCCGTGGAGAAAAACGGCACCTTCCTTAATATCCCCCGCATCAATATCTCGGTTTCCATCGTAAGATTTATCGCGCAGGATCCTTTTGTGGTCGTTTCGCTGAAGGAGCCGTCGTTTGATATTGCCGACTTTTCGTGGATTCCGCAAGAATCTTCGCCCGCCGGCGGTCTGCCTTTGGGGCTGGTTAAAATAGAAAACGGGTCCGTTCGATACGAAGGCGCCGGAATAACTCGGGCGCGCGGCGATTTTTCTTTCCGCCATAGCCGGGTGGAAGGTCTTCTGAAAGCCGATGCGCTTTCCGGCCGCATGGTTTTGCGACTCACCGGTAAATCCGGCGACGTAAGGGCCGCTCTGAACGCCGATAATCTCAAACTCCCCGGCTCTCCTGCGGGAGCCCCGCCGATAAAACTATCCGCGAAGGGCCGCATCGACGACGATAAGATAACGGCTCACTTCAAGGTGTCTTCGGGAGAGTTGAAAATTCGCGGCGAAGGCGATTACCGTGGAGGCAATTACAACTTCTCCGCCGAATGGGAAGGTCTCAGCGAATCGTACGGCGCCGGTTCCGCCGAAATAAAAGGCGATATTTCCGGTCTCAGATTCGCCGTAAAATCTCCGGCGGCGAACGTCGACGGCTTTGCGCGTTTTGAACGCGGGGGGGTGGCCGTAGAGACATCGACCGCGGCGATCCGGTTTGTATCGCGGGACTTTTCCGTCGACGGCGAAGCGGCGGTGAAGGGCTTTTGGGCTTCGGGCGGACGCTCTTCGGCCGCGGCGTCGTTTAGCGGACGCACGGCAATAAAGGATGCCGTCGGGCGTTTGAAAATTGACGCCGTACAGAAGGGCGATAGTGTCAGGATTGACGCGGCGCTGTCGCCGTCGGGCGCGCGCGCGGCTCTGTCGATAGATATCGGCGGAGGAATCGAAGGAACTTTGAGCGACGGCAAAAAAGGACGCGCCTCGCTGCGGGGGACATTCGCTCCGCTTGATATAACTTTCAGCGCGGACGATTGGAACGCCGCGGCGATTTCGTCGTCGGCTATTCCCGTCGCCGGACGTTTCGGCGCGTCGGGCAGTTTGACCGGTTCCGGCGGCGAATGGCTTCTGGCCGTTCGCGCGCGGGCCGTCGACGCCGTATGGAATGGATTTAATCTGGGCAGTTGCTCGGCGGATATTACCGCCGGCCCGAAGTTGTTGGCCGTTACGGACGCTTCTTTGAGCGGCGGCAGAATAAAGGGTTACTACAAATCCGTCAAAGGAGTTTCCACAGAGCTTAAGGCCGTCGCTGATGAAGCCGATATGGGCGTGCTGTCGCTTTTGGCCCGTCGCCGCGTTGCCGGACGGCTTACGGGGCGGCTGGAGATATCGACATCCGGAGAAAAGCCGCCGTACGGGAAAGCCGATATCACCGTTCGCGGTCTGGCCGTTGACGGTCGGGCGCTCGGCGAACTTAAAGCTTCCGGATTTCTGGACGGCCGCGACATCGCTTTCGATAAATTTTCGCTGATGGGTCCCGACGGGTCTCTATCCGGCGGTTTTTCCGTGATAGGATCCAAAGTCACGGGACTTTTCGGATTCGGCGCGTATGCCGTCGCGGGGAATATGAAGGCCACGGGGCAGATATCAGTTTCGGGAAGGTATAAAACCATCGATGATTTCAGTTTATCCGCGCAGTCCAAAAAAATGTCGCTGGCGGGTTTTATGCACGGCGACGCGCCTTTGCTTATTACCGCGCACTCCGACTCTTCCGCGTATAAAATATCCGAACTGCGTTACGGACATCTTCATGCCCGCGACATCACGGTCAAAAAAACTCCCGCAGGAGAGCTTTCGGGGGTCGTAACGCTCAATGACTATCCCTTGTCGATACTCTCAAATGATCTGAAAGGAAGTTGCCGCGCCGACGGCACATTATACGGCGCATTGTCGTCGCCTAAACTGAAAGTGGCCTACAAAGCCGACGGTGTAGAGTTTTCTACGCACGTTCCGGCCGCCAGATTGTCAGGTTCGGGAGTATATTCCGACGGCGTTTTCAGGATCTCCGAATCCAAAGTGTCACAGCCGCGGGCGCAGGCCGTTTTCGGCGGAAGCGTTACCGCGGAAAATATTGACGTGTCCGGCAAGATTACCGCATCGGGCATATCGGGTATCGTAGCCGTCGACGGATTGACTTCGGGCCCGCTGGCGATGAATTTCGGCGTTACCGGGAAGCCGTCGTCGCCGGTCGTGGATATATCCGGTGAAATAGCGGATTTCTCCTACGGCGGGGCCGTCGCGGATAAGATTAAATTAGCGTCGCGGTACGACACCGGAAAAATATCTTTTTCGGAAAGTTCGATAAGGTTCGGCGGCAACGAAATAAAAATTTTGCCCGGCAGTTCGTATGATATCGGCGCCGGACTATACGATATTAAACTCCTGGTGGTAAGCTTACGCGCGGGTATTCTCAGCGCTCTTGGACGTCTGGGCGTGTCGGGCAAAATACCGACGGCGACATCGCCCGCGGCCGGCGCTCTGAGGCTGGATGATTTCTGGATAGGCGGAAAAAAATTCACCCGCTCCGAACTGCTGTACGAAATTTCCGACAAAAGAATTCTTTTGGCTTCTCCGGCGGGCAAATCCGAATCATTCCGCGCCGAAGCGGGATTCGCGGCCGATTCAGTCGCCGCGCGCATAAATTACGCCGGTTCGGCCGGAGATTCCGCGGTCATCAACCTCGATTCGCGCGCGGGCGTTCTGGCCGCCGACGGCAATCTGGTTTCGTTCTCCGTCGACACTATTTCCTCTATGCTTGATTCCCCGCTTGAGGCGTCGGGATCGCTGAACGCCACCGTTAAACTCTCCGGCTCGGCCGGAAATCCCGCGCTGGAGGCCCGCGCCGTCGTATACAGCGGTTCGGTATCGGGGATAATGTTCGACGAGGTCAGCGCGGAGGCCACCCTTAACGACGGCGTTCTCGACCTGGTTTCAGCCCGCGCGGTAAAGGCCAACGCTTACCGGTTAAGCGCGGCCGGACGGCTTTACGTGGCTCCGCCCGCCGACAAAACCAGAAGACGCGGCGCGTCGCTTCGTAACGATTTTACGGTTACTCTTGATGACGGCCGACTTTCTTTTCTGGAAGCGTTCGATTTTGTCAAAAAAGCCGAAGGGCCCGTCACCGGACGTATGGAAATCCGCGGCACGCTTGACGAGCCGAAGCTTACCGGTTTTTTGAAAATTGAAAACGCCACGGCCGAGCTTTCCGCCTATCTTGCGAAAATCAATAATCTCAATCTCATCGCCACACTGAAAGAGAATGCTCTTACCGTCGAGAACTTTTCGGGGCGGTCGGGTTCGGGCAGATTTTTGCTGCAGGGCGCGGCGCGTATCGAAAACTTCGCTTTTGCCGACGTGGATTTTACGTTTAAGAATACTACTTCCGTCGGAATAGACCTTTTTGTTCCCGAACTTCCCATACCCACGCAGTTTTCAAAGGAGACGGGAGCCAAGTTCGCGTCCTCCCATTCCAATGGTAAACCGAGATTTGAAATCAGTATAAAGGGCGATCCGCGATCCAAATTTACCCTCGGCGGATGGGTAAAACTCGACCATACATATTTTTCGTATCCGCCGCCTCCGCCGCTCGTATCGGAAGATCCCGCGCGGCATATCCTTGAAAAACTGTATCTTGATCTGACGCTCCAGACGGGCGAAAATACCTGGTACGAAAATGAGCTGGTTTCTGTCAATATCGAAGGGTCTATGACGCTGAAGGGAAATTATTACGGGCCTTTCGTGACCGGTTCGGTGGAGTCCAAGCGGGGTTACATATCGTACATAGGCAACGAATTCCGTATACAAAGCGCGCGTTTCGAGGTCTCCGGCGCCGACGCCTATCTGGAGGGGTCGGCCTCAAAACAGATGGCCACCTCCAAGGGATACGACACGGTGCAAGTGATAATCGACCGTTCTCTCATCGGCCGGCTGCAACCCAGGTTCGTCTCATCGGACGACCCGTCTTTGCCGTCGGAAAAAGTTTTCGCGCGTATTGTGGGCGGGGACAGCGAGAATATGACTCCGCAGGACCGCGATCTTATGCTGCGGCAGGGACTTGTGCGGCTTCTGGATTCGTCTCTGGCCACTCCGTTTGCCAGGACGCTTTTAAGACGTTCGGGCGTTGTGGATATAATGAAAGTCAGTTATGCCCAGCCGACTGTCTCCGACCCCGACACCGCGCCGCGCGATTCGTCGGAGACATTGCCGGAGCTTCTCCGCGGAACAAAATACACATTTGAGAAGTACGTCTCCGACGCGATGCTTCTGGGATACAGCGTAACGCTCGACGAATATCTCAATAAGCTCGATCTTAAACACGAGGTCGAAGTCGCGTATCGTATGAAGGGCAACGTTTTTCTGCGGGGCATTTATGAGTTGGACTCAAAATCGCTCATACGTCCGCCCGAGCGCAGGATAACCATAGAGCAGCAGTGGCGTTTCGGCTGGCCCAAGAAACAATAGCGGTTTTTTGCGCCCCGCGCTTTTTAATTTTGTATAATCAAAAACCATGTCCGAAGTGCTCGTCTTGAACAGGAACTATTACGCCATACAAATAACCTCATGGCAGCGCGCCATCGGGTTGCTTTACGTGGAACACGCCGAAGTCGTCGACGAGGAATACCGCACTTACGATTTTAAGGATTGGCTGGAAATTTCCAGGATGATGGGAAACGGCGCTTCGAGTTTTGTGCGGACGCCTTCTTTCAGAATAGCCATACCCGAAGTCATAGCCCTCAAATTCTACGACAAGCTGCCGTCATCCGAAGTAAAGTTCACCCGCAAAAATATCTACGAGCATTATGCGCATAAGTGCTGCTACTGCGGCAAAAAATTTCCCACCAGCGGGTTAAACCTCGACCACGTCATACCCCGCTCCCGCGGCGGCAGGACGTCGTGGGATAATATAGTCACGTCGTGCGTTCGCTGTAATATAAAAAAAGGCAGCCGTTTTCCGGCCGAGGCAGGGATGAAGCTGCTTGTGCCGCCCTCAAAACCCAGATGGTCGGGAGCGCTCTCGCTGGCGATACGCGCCAACGTAAAAATAAAAACTTCGTGGCAGAAGTTCGTAGACAACGTTTACTGGAATATAGAGCTTGATAGGGATTGATCGACAATAATAAAATGCCCTGATTCGAGGCGCGGAGGAAATTGTGGACGAAACTAAAATTATTCTGAGTGAAAAACAAATCCCCGAGAAGTGGTACAACATCCAGGCCGACCTTCCGGAGCCGCTGCCGCCGGTGCTTCACCCCGG containing:
- a CDS encoding NDP-hexose 4-ketoreductase; the protein is MSKRFTDRAQKVVKQAQQEAKRLSHDYVGEEHILLALVFIEDSVSSRVLANLDVEKKRVVNEVEKIVLPGDNVMLMGEIPFSPRAKKVLEHAVDEAQKMGSVYIGTEHILLGILREADGIGARVLESLGVTSDVVREEIINVIGGPDEPSDVFWGSQPPRARTQQGQPKSKIPTLETFGRDLTQYARENKLDPVIGRADEIERLIQILSRRTKNNPVLIGDPGVGKTAIVEGLAQMIASGDVPDILTGKRVMTLDLSAMVAGTKYRGEFEQRLKNIMEEIRRSKQNIILFIDELHTVIGAGAAEGALDASHMLKPALARGELQCIGATTLDEYRRHIEHDAALERRFQPIIVDPPSVEATVEILKGLREKYEKHHKVTYTDEALAVASELADRYISDRYLPDKAIDLIDEAGARARLNSANLPDELKKYDSELEKITKEKELSIAAQNFEAAAKSRDAEKELKKAIEEGKRKWRKEREEARPVVGADDIALIVSKWTNIPLTRLTEKEQELLINLEDELHKRVVGQDEAVKIIARALRRSRTGMRDPLKPIGSFIFLGPTGVGKTELARSLASVLFGNENALVRIDMSEFSEKFTISRLIGAPPGYVGYEEGGQLTEHVRKKPYSVVLLDEIEKAHPDLFNMLLQIMDSGVLSDNLGHKVNFKNTVLIMTSNVGARNLFSGKSLGFLVQEDAVSDYAAIKETVNEELKKTFSPEFLNRLDDIVVFHPLARQEIRKILDILLARVNERMMKRNIRMDFTEKAIEFLMEKGFDPKYGARPLSRVIQKYVEDTLTDELLKRNVSGVLTEKTDITLDYSESAKRMEVVPKI
- a CDS encoding HNH endonuclease, with protein sequence MSEVLVLNRNYYAIQITSWQRAIGLLYVEHAEVVDEEYRTYDFKDWLEISRMMGNGASSFVRTPSFRIAIPEVIALKFYDKLPSSEVKFTRKNIYEHYAHKCCYCGKKFPTSGLNLDHVIPRSRGGRTSWDNIVTSCVRCNIKKGSRFPAEAGMKLLVPPSKPRWSGALSLAIRANVKIKTSWQKFVDNVYWNIELDRD